The following are from one region of the Vitis riparia cultivar Riparia Gloire de Montpellier isolate 1030 chromosome 9, EGFV_Vit.rip_1.0, whole genome shotgun sequence genome:
- the LOC117922323 gene encoding senescence-induced receptor-like serine/threonine-protein kinase, with amino-acid sequence MDGRLTLTWLVFLLVIISFHSLGRVSGTFHENQTDRRKLTAKEGFISIDCGIAPDSYYTDSETKIYYTSDAGFIDTGTNYNVYQEYVYQDNDQHLKNVRSFPEGDRNCYTLRPGQGKNHKYLIRARFLYGNYDSKNQLPIFKLYLGVDEWTTVNIRDATTAFRKEIIHIPITDYIDVCLVNTGSGTPFISVLELRQLNDSIYSPTEPGSLLLFNRWDFGTQQKEWKLIRDKDDVYDRIWRPFTSSSWLFINSSLVSSSFSTSVYKVPGSVMATAVTPANESEPWILSLDIDDDPSQKLYIYMHFAEVEDLKGQIREFTVSVNDELYSGPVAPRYLFSDTVSSKYSMSGSTTKKLSFSLERTNRSTLPPIINAMEAYKIKEFPQSSTQQNDVDAIKKIKSDYAVSRNWQGDPCLPMEYQWDGLTCSHNTSPIIISLNLSSSNLSGNILASFLSLKSLQTLDLSYNNLTGPVPEFFADWPSLKTLNLTGNNLTGSVPQAVTDKFKDGTLSLGENPNLCPTVSCQGQKKKKKKNKFFVPVLTSILSAIVILVLIAALAIIRKLTKRRETKATTIETVTERPKEGPLKSGNFEFTYSEVVGITDNFNRPIGRGGFGEVYLGTLADDTQVAVKVHSPSSNQGPKAFRAEAKLLTRVHHKNLVRLIGYCDDSTNMVLIYEYMSNGNLQQKLSAREAADVLNWKQRLQIAVDAAHGLEYLHNGCKPPIVHRDMKSSNILLTESLQAKIADFGMSRDLQSLSTDPVGTPGYFDPECQSTGNLNEKSDVYSFGIVLLELITGRRAIIPGGIHIAGWVSPMIERGDIRSIVDPRLQGDFNTNSAWKAVEIALACVASTGMQRPDMSHVVVDLKECLETEVASRRIQRVGGHSIGSGNFLENVPLVLSTEVAPHAR; translated from the exons ATGGATGGTAGACTGACATTGACCTGGCTGGTCTTTCTTCTAGTGATTATTTCCTTCCACAGCTTGGGACGGGTTTCAGGGACCTTCCATGAGAACCAGACAGATCGGCGAAAGCTCACAGCGAAGGAAG GGTTCATAAGCATCGATTGTGGGATAGCTCCGGACTCCTATTATACAGATAGTGAAACCAAGATATATTACACTTCGGATGCAGGATTCATAGATACTGGAACCAATTATAATGTTTACCAAGAATATGTTTATCAAGATAACGATCAACATCTCAAGAATGTTAGAAGCTTTCCAGAAGGAGACAGGAACTGTTACACCCTACGGCCAGGACAAGGCAAGAATCATAAGTATTTGATTAGGGCTCGGTTCTTGTATGGGAATTATGATTCCAAGAATCAACTTCCAATCTTCAAACTATATCTAGGTGTTGACGAATGGACCACGGTGAATATAAGAGATGCCACTACTGCTTTCAGGAAGGAAATCATACACATACCAATTACAGATTACATAGATGTGTGTCTAGTAAACACCGGTTCGGGGACACCATTCATATCAGTGTTAGAGCTTAGGCAGCTTAATGATTCCATTTATAGTCCAACTGAACCAGGGTCACTGCTTCTCTTTAATAGGTGGGATTTTGGTACACAACAAAAGGAGTGGAAGTTAATCAG GGACAAAGACGATGTTTACGACCGGATTTGGAGACCATTCACATCGTCATCTTGGTTGTTCATTAATTCATCACTTGTAAGTTCTTCCTTTAGTACCTCAGTTTATAAAGTACCGGGGAGTGTGATGGCGACTGCTGTAACACCTGCAAATGAAAGTGAACCCTGGATTTTATCTTTAGACATAGATGATGATCCTTCTCAAAAGTTGTACATTTACATGCACTTTGCGGAGGTTGAGGATCTCAAAGGCCAAATCAGAGAATTTACTGTCTCCGTGAATGATGAACTATATAGTGGGCCTGTGGCTCCTAGATACCTTTTTTCGGACACCGTGTCTAGCAAATATTCCATGAGTGGAAGTACCACAAAGAAATTGTCCTTTTCACTAGAAAGGACAAACAGATCCACGCTTCCGCCAATTATTAATGCTATGGAGGCTTACAAGATAAAAGAATTCCCACAATCATCAACTCAACAAAACGATG TTGATGCAATCAAGAAGATCAAATCAGATTACGCAGTGAGCAGGAACTGGCAAGGAGACCCATGTCTCCCCATGGAATACCAATGGGATGGACTCACTTGCAGCCATAATACTTCCCCTATTATAATCTCATT GAACCTCTCATCTAGCAATTTGTCCGGGAATATACTTGCTTCATTTTTGAGTCTCAAATCATTACAAACTCT GGATTTATCATACAACAACTTGACTGGACCAGTACCAGAATTTTTTGCCGACTGGCCATCTTTAAAAACTCT GAATTTAACAGGGAACAACCTAACAGGTTCGGTTCCACAGGCTGTTACGGATAAGTTCAAGGATGGAACTCTGAG TCTCGGAGAAAATCCAAATCTTTGTCCGACCGTCTCGTGCCAAGgacagaaaaagaagaagaagaagaacaagttCTTTGTTCCTGTTCTTACATCCATTCTGTCTGCGATTGTGATCCTGGTCCTCATAGCTGCCCTTGCAATCATCCGGAAGTTGACCAAGAGGAGAGAAACCAaag CTACAACCATAGAGACGGTCACTGAACGCCCCAAAGAAGGGCCATTGAAGTCAGGGAATTTTGAGTTCACTTACTCTGAGGTTGTGGGTATCACCGATAACTTTAATCGCCCCATTGGTAGAGGAGGATTTGGAGAAGTTTATCTAGGCACTTTGGCAGATGACACTCAGGTTGCCGTCAAGGTGCATTCTCCATCATCAAATCAAGGCCCTAAGGCATTTCGAGCGGAG GCGAAACTCTTGACGAGAGTTCATCATAAAAACTTGGTTCGTCTAATTGGGTACTGCGATGACAGTACAAACATGGTTCTCATTTATGAATACATGTCCAATGGAAACCTGCAACAGAAGTTAtcag CGAGAGAAGCTGCAGATGTTTTGAACTGGAAACAGAGACTTCAAATTGCAGTAGATGCAGCACATG GATTGGAGTATCTACACAATGGCTGTAAGCCACCAATAGTCCACAGAGACATGAAATCTTCCAACATTCTATTAACTGAATCACTGCAAGCCAAGATAGCGGATTTTGGAATGTCCAGAGATCTTCAAAGCTTATCAACTGACCCAGTAGGCACACCTGGATATTTTGATCCTGA ATGCCAGTCCACGGGAAATTTGAATGAGAAGAGcgatgtttatagctttgggATTGTTTTATTGGAGCTAATCACCGGCCGGCGTGCAATAATCCCTGGGGGCATTCATATAGCTGGATGGGTTAGTCCTATGATTGAAAGAGGGGATATTCGAAGCATTGTTGATCCAAGGTTACAAGGAGATTTCAACACCAATTCTGCCTGGAAAGCAGTAGAGATAGCCTTAGCATGTGTAGCATCAACAGGAATGCAAAGGCCAGACATGAGTCATGTAGTGGTAGACTTGAAGGAATGTTTGGAGACGGAGGTGGCTTCCAGGAGAATTCAGAGGGTAGGTGGCCACAGCATCGGATCAGGCAATTTCCTAGAAAATGTTCCCTTGGTTCTTAGCACTGAAGTGGCTCCTCATGCTAGGTAG